In the genome of Globicephala melas chromosome 3, mGloMel1.2, whole genome shotgun sequence, one region contains:
- the LOC132597105 gene encoding protocadherin beta-8-like, producing the protein MEVVRKLICRQRQVFFFFFFLGLAQAGSEFRRYSVVEETEGSSFVTNLAKDLGLGQGELSRRGARVISKGNKLYLQLDQETGDLLLNEKLDREELCGQTEPCMLRFQVLLENPLEFFQAELQVIDINDHAPVFMDRDMLLKISESSPPGTKFPLKNAQDMDVGRNNIENYTISPNSYFRVLTRKRSDGRKYPELVLDKVLDREEEPELRLTLTAQDGGSPPRFGTAQVSIEVVDINDNAPEFEPPFYRVQIPEDSPIGYLIVKVSATDIDIGVNREISYSLFQASEEISKTFEINAMTGEIRLKKQLDFETTQSYEVNIEARDTGSLSGKCTVLTQVMDVNDNAPEVTMSALTRQIPENSPETMVAVFSVSDLDSEENGKISCYIQDDLPFFLKSSMENFYTLVTERPLDRETRAEYNVTITVTDLGTPRLKTEHNITVLVSDVNDNAPAFTQTSYTLSVRENNSPALHIGSVRATDRDAGANAQVTYSLLPPLDAHVPLASLVSINPDNGHLFALRSLDYEALRAFEFRVGAADRGSPALSSQALVRVLVADDNDNAPFVLYPLQNASAPCTELVPRAAEAGYLVTKVVAVDGDSGQNAWLSYQLLKATEPGLFGVWAHNGEVRTARLLSERDAAKHRLLVLVKDNGEPPLSASVTLHVLLVDGFSQPYLPVPEAEAADAAPAAPLTVYLVVALASVSSLFVFSVLVFVAVRLCRRGGAASVGRCSVPEGHFPGHLVDVSGTGTLSQSYQYEVCLKGSSGTSEFNFLKPIVTNFQGHSPGPDIEETPNFRKDFGFSIQ; encoded by the coding sequence ATGGAGGTTGTCAGGAAGCTCATTTGCAGACAAAGgcaagtctttttcttctttttcttcttgggctTAGCTCAGGCGGGCTCTGAATTTAGGCGTTATTCTGTGGTGGAGGAAACTGAAGGGAGCTCTTTTGTAACCAATTTAGCAAAAGACCTGGGTCTGGGGCAGGGGGAACTTTCCAGGCGGGGAGCTAGGGTcatttccaaaggaaacaaaCTGTATCTGCAGCTCGATCAGGAGACTGGGGATTTACTGCTAAATGAGAAACTGGACCGCGAAGAACTGTGTGGTCAGACAGAGCCCTGTATGCTGCGTTTCCAGGTGTTGCTAGAGAATCCCTTAGAGTTTTTTCAAGCTGAGCTACAGGTAATAGACATAAATGACCATGCTCCGGTGTTCATGGACAGAGATATGTTGCTAAAAATATCagagagcagtcctcctgggacTAAGTTTCCTCTGAAGAACGCTCAGGACATGGATGTAGGCCGAAACAATATTGAAAACTATACCATCAGTCCCAACTCCTATTTCCGGGTCCTCACCCGCAAACGCAGCGATGGCAGGAAATATCCGGAACTTGTGCTGGACAAAGTGCTGGATCGGGAGGAGGAACCTGAGCTCAGGTTAACCCTCACTGCTCAGGATGGCGGGTCTCCACCCCGGTTTGGCACCGCTCAGGTCTCCATCGAAGTCGTGGACATCAACGATAATGCCCCTGAATTTGAGCCGCCTTTCTATAGGGTACAGATCCCCGAGGACAGTCCCATAGGCTACCTGATTGTCAAAGTCTCTGCTACGGATATAGACATAGGAGTCAATAGAGAGATTTCCTATTCACTTTTCCAGGCTTCAGAAGAGATTAGCAAAACCTTTGAGATCAACGCCATGACAGGAGAAATTCGACTGAAAAAACAACTTGATTTCGAAACAACTCAGTCTTATGAGGTCAATATCGAGGCCAGAGATACTGGAAGTCTTTCTGGGAAATGCACCGTTCTGACTCAAGTCATGGATGTGAACGACAATGCTCCAGAAGTCACCATGTCTGCACTTACTAGGCAGATCCCCGAGAACTCTCCTGAGACTATGGTTGCAGTTTTCAGTGTTTCAGATCTTGATTCTGAAGAGAATGGGAAAATAAGTTGCTACATTCAGGACGATCTACCTTTTTTCCTTAAATCTTCCATGGAAAACTTTTATACCCTAGTAACAGAGAGACCGCTAGACAGAGAGACCAGAGCAGAATACAACGTCACCATCACCGTCACGGACTTGGGGACACCCAGGCTGAAAACCGAGCACAACATAACCGTGCTGGTGTCCGACGTCAACGACAACGCCCCCGCCTTCACCCAGACCTCCTACACCCTGTCCGTCCGCGAGAACAACAGCCCCGCCCTGCACATCGGCAGCGTCCGCGCCACAGACAGAGACGCGGGCGCCAACGCCCAGGTCACCTACTCGCTGCTGCCGCCCCTCGACGCGCACGtgcccctggcctccctggtGTCCATCAACCCGGACAACGGCCACCTGTTCGCCCTGAGGTCCCTGGACTACGAGGCCCTGCGGGCGTTCGAGTTCCGCGTGGGCGCCGCCGACCGCGGCTCGCCCGCGCTCAGCAGCCAGGCGCTGGTGCGCGTGCTCGTGGCGGACGACAACGACAACGCGCCCTTCGTGCTGTACCCGCTGCAGAACGCCTCGGCGCCCTGCACCGAGCTGGTGCCCAGGGCGGCCGAGGCGGGCTACCTGGTGACTAAGGTGGTGGCGGTGGACGGCGACTCGGGCCAGAACGCCTGGCTGTCGTACCAGTTGCTCAAGGCCACGGAGCCCGGGCTGTTCGGCGTGTGGGCGCACAACGGCGAGGTGCGCACGGCCCGGCTGCTGAGCGAGCGCGACGCGGCCAAGCACAGGCTGCTGGTGCTGGTCAAGGACAACGGCGAGCCGCCACTCTCGGCCAGCGTCACGCTGCACGTGCTGCTGGTGGACGGCTTCTCGCAGCCCTACCTGCCGGTCCCTGAAGCGGAAGCGGCGGACGCGGCCCCGGCCGCCCCGCTCACCGTCTACCTGGTGGTGGCCTTGGCGTCGGTGTCGTCGCTCTTCGTCTTCTCGGTTCTGGTGTTCGTCGCGGTGCGGCTGtgcaggaggggcggggcggcCTCGGTGGGTCGCTGCTCGGTGCCCGAGGGCCACTTTCCGGGCCACCTGGTGGACGTCAGCGGCACGGGGACCCTGTCCCAGAGCTACCAGTACGAGGTGTGTCTGAAGGGGAGCTCTGGGACCAGCGAGTTCAACTTTCTGAAGCCAATTGTGACCAATTTTCAGGGCCATTCCCCTGGCCCAGATATAGAAGAAACCCCCAACTTTAGGAAAGATTTTGGTTTCAGTATTCAGTGA